GCGTTCGCCGAGGAGGCCGGTGGACAGGCCCGCGACGATCAGCGGCTGCAGGGCGCCGAGGGTGGCGGCGACGCCGCCGGGCAGCCGGTAGGCGGCGACGAACAGCAGGGCCAGGAAGGCGCCGATGTTGAGGGTGCCGAGCACGAGCGAGCGCCACCACCAGTCGCCCTTCGGCAGGCGGCGGGTGAGCGCGACCAGCAGCAGCCCGGCGGGCAGGGCGCGGATCACCGCGGCGAGCAGCGGGCGGCCGGGCGGCAGGAACTCGGTCGTGACGAGGTAGGTGGTGCCCCAGATCGCGGGGGCCAGGGCGGTCACGAGGACGACGGCGAGTCGGTTGTTTAGCACTAAGGCAGATTACCTCAGCGCTAAGGTAGATCGCTACTACTCACTTACCGCTAAGGCATCCGTTACGCTGAGGCCATGGCCGACCACGTGGACCGGGTCCTGGAGCAGTGGCACGCGGAGCGTCCCGACCTCGACGTATCCCCCATGGGGGTGATTGGCCGGCTGAGTCGGCTGAGCGCGCTGGTCGACGCGGAGCTGCGCCGCACGTTCGCCCGCCACGGCCTGGACCGCTCGACCTTCGACGTCCTCGCGACCCTGCGCCGCAGCGGGCCGCCCTACCGGCTGACCCCGACCGAGCTGATGCGCTCGGCCATGGTCACGTCCGGGGCCGTCACCCAGCGGCTCGACAAGCTGGAGGCCCGCGGGCTGGTCGAGCGCACCCCGGACGAGGCGGACGGCCGCGGGGTCCGCGTCGAGCTGACCGGCGCCGGCGGCGAGCTGATCGACCGGGTCCTGCCGGACCACGTCGAAACCGAGCACCGCATCCTGGCCGCGCTGGATGCCGGCGAGCGCGACGAACTGGCCGCGACGCTGCGCACGCTGCTGGAAAGCCTGGGCGGCGCGGGCTCCTGACCAGCGCCGGCGCCGGTGGCAACGTCGTGAACGACTCGTTGATGACGTCGGATGACATGAACGAGTCGTTCACGACGTCCGGGGGCTAGGAGATCTGCCGGACCGGTTCGCCGTCCAGCAGGTAGTCGAGGTCGATGCGGCCGCCCGCGGCCGCGAGGACCGCGTCGATCGCCAGGTCGACGTCGAGCTTGCGGCCGTGCTGGTCGGCGTACGCGCGCATCAGGTTGCCGACGTGCCGTTCCGGGTTGAGCCATCCCGGCCACCGCAGCGACGCCTGCTTCGCCAGCTTCGTGAAGTCGGACTGGCGCGCGGTCGCCTCCAGCAGCCACTCCAGGTAGACGCGCATCGCGTGGAACGCGGTGTGGCCCGGGGTCGCCACCGGGCCGTGGCCGGGCACCACGGTGCGCGGCCGGAACGTGTCCTGGAGCCAGTCGAGCGCGTCGAGCCAGCCCGGGATCGAGCCGTGCACCGCCACCGGTGTGCTGCCGATGAACACCAGGTCGCCGGTGAACAGCGTGCCCGACCGCGGCTCGTGCACCACCAGGTCGCCCGCCGTGTGCGCGACGCCCGGCACGGCCACCACGTCGGCGGATGCGCCGCCGAGGTCGAGCTGCTGCCAGCCGGTCACCGGCCGTACCGCGTCCGGCTCCGGTGGCTCGAGCACGCCCCAGCGGGTGCAGGTGAAGACGTTGCCGTAGGTCTGCGGACCCGCCTTGACCAGCTCGACGCTGCCTGGCGCGGCCAGTGCCGTTCCGCCGTCGCGGAGAGCGACGCCGAGGCCGTTGTGGTGTTCGCCGTGCGCATGGGTGATCACGACCGTGAGTGCCTGGTCACCGGCGTACTTGCGGACGTCGCGCAGCAGTTCCAGTGTCGCCTGCTCGGTGCCGCAGGTGTCGATCAGCACGACGCCGTCGCTGCCCTGGATCCAGCCGCTGTTCGCGACGAACCACTCGGCCGGGCTCTTCACGTACGCCACCACTCCCGGGCGTGCGTGCCGAAGCGGGACGATGTTCGATCTGACGGCCGGCATGGTGTCCTCCCCTGAACTGACGAAGCGGTTAACGACGGTGGCCGGGCCAGGTTGCGCTTTCCCCGGGAATCTTCGGGGCCGGGAGCCCCTTCGGCAATCCTTCAAATTTCGATCGGTTGAACGGTCGATAATTTTCTCGGACCGATCATCGGCGCAGGTCTTGACAGTCGATCTCGACCGTCCATACTGGTATATACCTTTATGGGAGGGTCCGGGAAACACCGAGGGGGCTTCGCGCTCGCGGGCCGACGGCAGGTCTGAGGGGTCCTACCGTCGGCCGCGCGAAGCCGTTGGTCCGGATGGCCGGTCACGGGCAGTATTGACACAGATACTGGTACGAACCAGTATGTCTCCTTGCCGGCCGGGAGGAGACACATGGCGGGGGAACACGTCCGGATCGACAACCGGCTCATCCACGGTCAGGTCACCGTCGCGTGGACCCGGCGGCTCGGCGTACGCCGGCTGCTGGTCTGCAACGACGACGTCGCCGCCGACGACCTGCAGCGGATGCTGCTCCCGCAGGCCGCCCGCGGCCTGCCGACCGACGTGCTGTCGGTCGCCGACGCGCTGGCCGCACCCGCCGGCCGGGACGTCATGATCATCGCGCAGCACCCCGAGGACGCGTTCCGCCTCGTCGAAGGCGGACTGCGGCCCGAGGTCGTCAACGTCGGCAACGTCGCGCCGCGGCCCGGCGCCACGTTCACCATGGTGACCCGCTCGATCGCGGTCACCGCGGACGAGGCCGACGCCTACCGGAAGCTCGCCGCCGCGGGCATCCCGCTGGTCACCCAGCTGATGCCCCAGGACAAGCCGACCGAATTCGTCCCGTTGCTCGACCGGAAAGGGCTCTAGCCCCGCATGCTCGTCGCGTTGGCCCTGACCATCTGGGCGATCTACTGCACCTACGACGGGCTCGGCCCGTTCCTCATCTACGCCCAGCGCCCGCTGATCGCCGGCTCGGTGGCCGGGCTGATCACCGGGCACCCGCTGCTCGGCCTGCTGATCGGCGCGACGCTGGAGCTGGCGGCGCTGGGCGTCTACACCTACGGCGGCGCGACGATCCCGGACTACCAGACCGGCGCGATCGTGGGCACCGCGCTGGCCGCGGGCGCCGCCGGCGACGTGTCCGCGCAGGCCGCGATCGGGATCGGCGTCGGGCTGCCGGCGGCGATCCTGCTGGCCGCGCTGGACCCGGTCGGCAAGATGGTGACCACCGCGCTGGTGCACCGGGCCGACGGCTACGCCGCCGACGGCAACGCGCGCGGCCTCGCGATGATCCACTGGGTCAGCCTGGTCCCGTGGGTCGCGGTGCGCGCCATCCCGACGTTCCTCGCCGCGCTCGCCGCGTCCGGCGGGCTGGTCAAGGACATCACCGCGAGCATCCCCGCGGGGTTCGTCCAGGGCATGACCCTGGCCGGGTCGCTGCTGCCCGCCGTCGGGTTCGCGCTGCTGCTCGGCATGATGGAGCTGTCGAAGTACTGGTACCTGCTGCTGATCGGGTTCGTCGGGTTCGCCTACCTGCACCTGCCGGTCCTGGGCATCGCGCTGGTCGGCGTCGCGGTCGCGATGCTGTTCGTGACGCTCAAGCGCGACGAGCCCGTGCTCGTGGTGCCCGAGGCCGCGAACGCTGCCGAGGAAAAGTCCGCCGCCGATCCCCGGCTGACCAGACAGGACCTGCGCCGCGCGTTCCGCCGGTACTTCTGGTCGAGCCAGATCTCCTGGAACTACGAACGGATGCAGGCGCTCGGGTTCGCGTACTCGATGGAACCGGTGCTGCGCAAGCTGTACCCGGACAAGGCCGACTACACCGCCGGGCTGCAGCGGCACCTCCAGTTCTTCAACACCTCGGTGCTGGTCGGCGGCCCGCTGATCCTCGGCTCCACGGTCGCGCTCGAGGAGGCCGGCACGCCGAAGTCGGCCGCGAGCACCAAGGTCGCACTGATGGGGCCGATGGCCGGCATCGGCGACACCGTCGTCTTCGCGCTGTACAACAGCATCATCTTCACCATGGGCGCGTCGTGGGCGCTGCAGGGCAACTGGCTCGGCCCGGCGTTCGCCGCGGTGATGGTGCTGGTCCCGTACGCGCTCGTGCGGCGCTGGCAGTTCGGGTTCGCCTACCGCGAAGGCAAGCGGCTGGCCGGGCACCTCGCCGCCGGCGCGCTCGCCCGCGTCGCGCAGGGCGCGACCGTGCTGGGGTTCGTCGTGCTCGGCGGGTTCATCCCGTCGATCGTCAAGGTGGTCACCACGCTGACCTACCGGCAGACCACCACGGTCCAGGGGAAGCCGGTGACGCAGTCGGTCGCCATCCAGGACCGGCTCGACGAGCTGCTGCCCTTCCTGCTCCCGGTGCTGGTCACCGCCGGGGTCTACCTGTTGACGGTCAAGGCCCGGCTGCGGCCGGTCTGGGTCATCGCCATCGTCGTCGTCGCCGGGGTCGTCCTGGGGTGGCTCGGCTGGTTCGTGCCCGCCCCGGCGAAGAGTTCCTGATGCGGCCAAAAGGAGGCCGCCCCCCGAGCGGCACGTAACCGTTGCTACGAAGCCATTCGGCCGTGACTGTGGCCGGATCGGGAACAATCGGCACAGTAGGAGTCCGCCATGACCGTTCCGATCATCCTCGCCGGGCACGGCCGCCTGCCCTCCGGCGTGGGGGAAGCCGCCGAGATGATCCTCGGCCCGCAGGCGCGGCTGAAGATTTGCGAGCTGGGTCCGCACGAGAGCCCGGACGAGTTCGGCGCTCACGTGCTCGCCCTGGCCGGCGACGCCGCCGAGGTGCTCGTCCTCGCCGACCTGCACGGCGGCTCGCCGTTCAACACCGTCCGCGCGCTCGCCGCCGCGCCCGCCACGCGCCCGCGCCTGGAGCTGGTGTCGGGGCTGAACCTGCCGATGCTGCTGGAAGTCCTGCTGCACACGACCGGCGACGTCACCGAGCTGGCCGGGGTGGCTCGCGCCGCCGGCCGCGACGGCGTCGTCGACGTCCTGGAATCGACCTGGTGACCGCCGCGCTGATGCTCGCCGCGCAGGACGTCCGGATCACGCCGGGACCCGGGCACCCGCTCGGCGGCTACCTGGCCCGGCACGGCGTCGCGACCGGCACGCACGACGACCTCGAGGCGTCGCTGATCTGGCTGTCCACCGAGGACGATCCCGGCGTGCTGTGGGTGGCGCTGGACGCGCTGGCGGTCGACGCCGGCCTCACCAGCACCCTGGCCGACGCCGTCGCCGCGGCGGTGGGCATCGGCCCGGAGCGGGTGCTCGTCTGCGCGTCGCACACGCATTCCGGCCCCGAGGGCTGGACCGGGCCGCTGCACCCCGGGCTGCCGGGGCAGCGCGACCCCGGGCTGGTCGGCCGCATGGCGGAGAAGGTCACCGGCGCCGCGTTGCGGCTGCGCGCCTGCCGCGGGCGGGTCCGCGCCCGCTGGCACGCGGGTTCGACCCAAGCCGTCGGCGGCAACCGCTACCGGCCGGACGGGCCGCACGACACGTCGTTCGGGGTGCTCGAACTGCGCCGCGACGACGGCTCCCCGGCCGCGCTGCTGTTCGACTACGCCAGCCACCCGACCGTGCTGGGCCCCGACAACCTCGCCTGGTCGGCGGACTGGCCGGGCGCGACGCGCCGCGAGCTGGCCACGCTGGTCGGGCAGCCGGTCGCGGCCTTCCTGCAGGGCGCGGCGGGGGACGCCAGCTCCCGGTTCGTGCGGCGCGGCCGCAACCACGAGGAGGTCCGCACGCTCGGCGGGCACCTCGCGACGTCGATCGCGCGCACCCTCGCCGAGGCGGGGGCACCGTCGTCACCGGCGGCGACCGGCCCGGTCCGGCTGACCCGCTCCGCGCTGCACCTGCCCTACCGGGACGTGCCGTCCCTGGAGGACAGCGTCGAGCTGCGGGAGGCGGCCGAGGCCGAGTGGCAGCGTGAACTGGCGAGCCACGGCGAGGACCACCCGGCCGTCCGGATCGCGCAGACCCGGTACGAAGGGTGCGCGATGCTCGCCGTGATGGCGGCCAGCAACCCGCCCGCCGGCTGTGCCGAAGTGCCGGTCACGGTGGTGTCGCTCGGGGAGATCGCCTGGCTGCACACGCCGTTCGAGCTGTTCGCGTCGCTGGGGCTGCGGATCCGGCAGGGCAGCCCGTTCCGGCACACGCGGGTGATCGGCTACACCGACGGCTACCTCGGGTACCTGCCCGACGCCGCGGGCCACCGGGAGGGCATTTACGAGTCCTACGTGACGCTGTTCCGCCCGGAGGCCGCGGACGTGCTGGTGGAGCACTGCCTGAAGCAGCTGCGGGCCCACCATCACACCGGCCGGTGTGATTCGGTCCCGGCTCGGGGGGCCTAGGCCGGGCTGCGCCGTGCCTGGGTGAAGACGGTGTAGCGGTCCGCGCGGTAGAGGGACCGGCCCGCCTCGATGACGCCGCCGCTCTGGTCGTGCAGCGTGCCTTCGATGATCAGGCACGGCTGGGTGGCCTCGATGCCGAGCAGGGCGGCGTCACCCGAGTTCGGCAGCACCGCCGAAATCGCCGTGTCGTTCCACTCCGCGTGCACGCCCCAGCGTTCCTCGATCGTGCGGTGCAGGGACTCCGTTTCCCAGTCGAACAGCTCGATGCCCGGGAACCGGTCCACGGACAGGTTGGTGCGCTCGACCGCGAACGGCTCGTTCTCGACGAAGCGGAGCCGTTCGAGCCGGAACACCCGGGCGCCGGGGGGCACGTTGAGCCGTCCCGCGATGCGCGGGCCCGCGCTCTCGACTTCGGCGTGCAGCACCTTCGTCTTCGGCACCACGCCGCGGGCCTGCATGTCCTCGGTGAACGAGGTCAGCATGTCGATGTGCGCCGCCTGGCGTTCCGCGGTGAACGTCGCGGTGCCGTGCTGGCGGTACAGGACGCCGTCCGCGACGAGCCGGTTGATCTCCTGCCGGACGGTGCCGCGGGCGACCCCGAAGTGCTCGGCGAGGAACCGTTCCGACGGCATCAGCCTGCCGGGACCCGCCTCCGTCGCGACGCTTTCCAGGATTTCGCGGAGCTGGTCGCCCTTCGGCCGCCCCGGCTGCAGCGCGTCCGGAAGGCGCAGATCGCTCGCGGCAACGTGTTTCGGACGGGGCATCTCTCCAGTATGTCGCGCCGCGGGGTGGGAGTGACACCCGCCGGTGGGTCAGCCTGTCGCGCGATCGGCCAACCGGGCCAGGAAGCGCTCGGCGAAGGCTTCGCCTGTGACGTGCCCGACAGCCTGGTAGCGGGCGCGGGACTCGCGGGCCGTGCCGTCGGCGAGCCTCGACCGGCCCGCCGCGGCCTCGACCGCGGCCAGCCCCAGCAGGGCCTCCGCCTCGACCACGCGGAACCCGCCCGCCCGGGCCGCGTCGAGCGCCGTCCGCGCGTGTTC
This window of the Amycolatopsis balhimycina FH 1894 genome carries:
- a CDS encoding PTS sugar transporter subunit IIA is translated as MTVPIILAGHGRLPSGVGEAAEMILGPQARLKICELGPHESPDEFGAHVLALAGDAAEVLVLADLHGGSPFNTVRALAAAPATRPRLELVSGLNLPMLLEVLLHTTGDVTELAGVARAAGRDGVVDVLESTW
- a CDS encoding GntR family transcriptional regulator, which gives rise to MPRPKHVAASDLRLPDALQPGRPKGDQLREILESVATEAGPGRLMPSERFLAEHFGVARGTVRQEINRLVADGVLYRQHGTATFTAERQAAHIDMLTSFTEDMQARGVVPKTKVLHAEVESAGPRIAGRLNVPPGARVFRLERLRFVENEPFAVERTNLSVDRFPGIELFDWETESLHRTIEERWGVHAEWNDTAISAVLPNSGDAALLGIEATQPCLIIEGTLHDQSGGVIEAGRSLYRADRYTVFTQARRSPA
- a CDS encoding MarR family winged helix-turn-helix transcriptional regulator, which codes for MADHVDRVLEQWHAERPDLDVSPMGVIGRLSRLSALVDAELRRTFARHGLDRSTFDVLATLRRSGPPYRLTPTELMRSAMVTSGAVTQRLDKLEARGLVERTPDEADGRGVRVELTGAGGELIDRVLPDHVETEHRILAALDAGERDELAATLRTLLESLGGAGS
- a CDS encoding PTS system mannose/fructose/sorbose family transporter subunit IID, which encodes MLVALALTIWAIYCTYDGLGPFLIYAQRPLIAGSVAGLITGHPLLGLLIGATLELAALGVYTYGGATIPDYQTGAIVGTALAAGAAGDVSAQAAIGIGVGLPAAILLAALDPVGKMVTTALVHRADGYAADGNARGLAMIHWVSLVPWVAVRAIPTFLAALAASGGLVKDITASIPAGFVQGMTLAGSLLPAVGFALLLGMMELSKYWYLLLIGFVGFAYLHLPVLGIALVGVAVAMLFVTLKRDEPVLVVPEAANAAEEKSAADPRLTRQDLRRAFRRYFWSSQISWNYERMQALGFAYSMEPVLRKLYPDKADYTAGLQRHLQFFNTSVLVGGPLILGSTVALEEAGTPKSAASTKVALMGPMAGIGDTVVFALYNSIIFTMGASWALQGNWLGPAFAAVMVLVPYALVRRWQFGFAYREGKRLAGHLAAGALARVAQGATVLGFVVLGGFIPSIVKVVTTLTYRQTTTVQGKPVTQSVAIQDRLDELLPFLLPVLVTAGVYLLTVKARLRPVWVIAIVVVAGVVLGWLGWFVPAPAKSS
- a CDS encoding MBL fold metallo-hydrolase is translated as MPAVRSNIVPLRHARPGVVAYVKSPAEWFVANSGWIQGSDGVVLIDTCGTEQATLELLRDVRKYAGDQALTVVITHAHGEHHNGLGVALRDGGTALAAPGSVELVKAGPQTYGNVFTCTRWGVLEPPEPDAVRPVTGWQQLDLGGASADVVAVPGVAHTAGDLVVHEPRSGTLFTGDLVFIGSTPVAVHGSIPGWLDALDWLQDTFRPRTVVPGHGPVATPGHTAFHAMRVYLEWLLEATARQSDFTKLAKQASLRWPGWLNPERHVGNLMRAYADQHGRKLDVDLAIDAVLAAAGGRIDLDYLLDGEPVRQIS
- a CDS encoding PTS system mannose/fructose/N-acetylgalactosamine-transporter subunit IIB, which gives rise to MAGEHVRIDNRLIHGQVTVAWTRRLGVRRLLVCNDDVAADDLQRMLLPQAARGLPTDVLSVADALAAPAGRDVMIIAQHPEDAFRLVEGGLRPEVVNVGNVAPRPGATFTMVTRSIAVTADEADAYRKLAAAGIPLVTQLMPQDKPTEFVPLLDRKGL